One genomic region from Streptomyces sp. Li-HN-5-11 encodes:
- a CDS encoding GntR family transcriptional regulator, which yields MANTDDDRRPKYQRIADSLRKAIQSGEYGPGDRLPGENELMAAHGVARMTARQALSVLRDEGVAEARKGAGVFVRSFRPLRRRGIQRLAQEQWGSGRSIWSADIENRALEVDQVTVSEEAAPDHISAVLDLADEETVCVRRRRFVLDGKPVLLATSYLPTSVVAGSAITQEDTGPGGTYARLAELGYKPVHFREEIRSRMPSKGEAEQLSMSAGTPVILICRTAFADEGRPVEVNEMTLDAASYILEYDFDA from the coding sequence ATGGCCAACACCGACGACGACCGTCGGCCGAAGTACCAGCGGATCGCGGACTCCCTACGGAAGGCGATCCAGTCGGGCGAGTACGGTCCCGGTGATCGGCTTCCGGGGGAAAACGAGCTGATGGCCGCGCACGGCGTGGCCCGCATGACAGCGCGCCAGGCATTGAGCGTGTTGCGAGACGAAGGCGTCGCCGAGGCCCGCAAGGGTGCGGGTGTGTTCGTCCGATCGTTCCGACCTCTTCGGCGTCGAGGCATCCAGCGGCTTGCCCAAGAGCAGTGGGGCAGCGGGCGTTCCATCTGGTCGGCGGACATCGAGAACCGTGCGCTTGAGGTGGACCAGGTCACCGTGTCCGAGGAGGCCGCGCCCGACCACATCAGCGCCGTCCTCGACCTGGCCGACGAGGAGACCGTGTGCGTGAGGCGCCGGCGCTTCGTCCTTGACGGGAAACCCGTCCTGCTCGCGACGAGCTACCTGCCCACTTCGGTGGTCGCCGGGTCTGCGATCACCCAGGAGGACACCGGGCCGGGCGGGACCTACGCCAGGCTTGCCGAGCTCGGATACAAGCCGGTGCACTTCCGCGAGGAGATCCGCTCGCGCATGCCCTCGAAGGGCGAGGCAGAGCAGTTGAGCATGTCCGCGGGAACGCCGGTCATCCTCATCTGCCGCACCGCTTTTGCCGACGAGGGGCGCCCGGTCGAGGTCAACGAAATGACGCTGGACGCTGCCTCGTACATCCTGGAGTACGACTTCGACGCCTGA
- a CDS encoding nuclease-related domain-containing protein, which produces MLRLIDRWRPGSEIRSWADGLTGERLTARRLNRLRGRGWFTLHAIQWASGADIDHLAIGPAGVFSINSKRHRGKVVWYGDAAITVNGAPTRHIAVSQSEARRVSRVLSRRCGVDVPVRPVISVVDAAKLTVKGANPPVLVLAVEHLDRVLSGLSPVLAPDQVARIYSAARDAETWIG; this is translated from the coding sequence ATGCTGAGGCTGATCGACCGTTGGCGGCCCGGCTCGGAGATCCGGAGTTGGGCGGACGGGCTCACCGGCGAGCGGCTCACCGCCAGAAGGCTGAACCGGCTTCGCGGCCGTGGCTGGTTCACCCTCCATGCCATCCAATGGGCGAGCGGCGCAGACATTGACCACCTCGCCATCGGCCCCGCCGGCGTCTTCTCCATCAACTCCAAACGGCACCGGGGGAAAGTCGTCTGGTACGGGGACGCGGCCATCACCGTGAACGGTGCCCCGACCCGTCACATCGCGGTCAGCCAGTCCGAAGCGCGCCGTGTGTCCCGTGTTCTGTCTCGGCGCTGTGGCGTCGACGTGCCCGTCCGCCCCGTGATCTCCGTCGTGGACGCGGCGAAACTCACCGTCAAGGGTGCGAACCCTCCGGTGCTCGTCCTGGCCGTTGAACACCTCGACCGGGTCTTGTCGGGGCTGTCGCCGGTGCTTGCACCCGACCAAGTAGCACGGATCTACAGTGCGGCGCGGGATGCCGAGACCTGGATCGGTTGA